In the Rhizobium sp. CB3090 genome, one interval contains:
- a CDS encoding YciI family protein: MRFMSIITSAQVGMPTPELMEAIGKLADREIKAGRMIDTAGLMPMETGARVSIKDGKLVIVDGPFVEAKEVVGGYAIFEFQNKEEALALTVEFMQLHIDHMPGWEGTCEVRPFFPPDMNPCSTHSVTVEVA, translated from the coding sequence TCACTTCCGCTCAGGTCGGCATGCCGACGCCGGAACTCATGGAAGCCATCGGTAAGCTCGCCGATCGCGAGATCAAGGCTGGCCGCATGATCGATACCGCCGGACTTATGCCGATGGAAACCGGAGCCCGGGTCAGCATCAAGGATGGAAAGCTCGTCATCGTCGACGGCCCGTTCGTGGAAGCCAAGGAAGTGGTCGGTGGCTATGCGATCTTCGAATTTCAGAACAAGGAGGAGGCTTTGGCGCTGACGGTCGAATTCATGCAGCTCCACATAGATCACATGCCGGGCTGGGAAGGCACGTGCGAGGTTCGTCCGTTCTTCCCGCCGGATATGAACCCATGCAGCACACACTCGGTCACGGTTGAGGTCGCTTGA